The following nucleotide sequence is from Falco naumanni isolate bFalNau1 chromosome 6, bFalNau1.pat, whole genome shotgun sequence.
CCAGCCCCGGCAGCGGTGGCACCTGCATGGATacgccccccgccgcgccccgaCCCAGCGGTCCCCCCACCGTGCCGGTTTCCGAGGGCCGGCGGGGGCCCCTTCCCGCGGGCCAGCGCCCCAAATCCGTCCGAGGGGTCCCACACCGCCCTGCGCACTGCCTGTCCTGGGAAGCAGTCGGACCGCCACACGCAGAGGCTGCTATGGAGTTTATTCACCCCCAGCCGCCGCATTACAAGCCCAGCCCCGGGGCACGCAGTCCCCCAAGACACAGAGTCCCTCGGCCTGGCCCGGCCCCTGGCTTCAGCAGCACCGTTGATCCTCCTGTCTGCTTCAGGGGGTCTTGGCTTTCCATCGCTGGGTTCGCCACAGcaggagggacagggacagggtgGCAGCTCCCAGAATTCCACAGAAGAGCAGTGTGGGGAACGTGCCCTGCGAGGAAGCAGCAATCAGCAGCGCTGCCCCGTGGCACTTGGAGTGGTGGGCCCTGTCCCACAGGTACTCACCTCACGCAGGCACTTGTAGCCATGGAAGGGTCTGTCACAGAGGCACTGGATGAGACCAGGGCCATctggggcacaggcagcatTGTCAGGGCATGGCCAGTCTGGTGGAACAGAGCAACGTGGGTCACAGGACCTGCCACAACCTGCCAGTCCCACAGCGcccagtgctggggacagggcaccTCCTTCCCACACCATACCGAGCTCCCTGGAGCTGTTGCAGGGGTTCCTCTGGCCCTGACAAAGCCGGCTGCTGCCATGTGTCTTCACCTCCTCCCAGGCGCTGCTCCCACCTGGGCAATCCAGCGCCAGTGGCACCGcgctgcagagcagagctcagtACCCAGCACCACGacagcccctgcacccccccacTCCAGTACTCACAGGCGTTCCAGGTGGGTGAAGCCCAGGAAGGAGCCATTCGGGAGGGTCGTCAGGGGGTTCTCTGTCAGGTCCCTGCAAACACAGGCCGGGCACATGGACCTCAGCAAGACTGCTCTCtatcccttcatcccccagctgGTATTGGTACCAGGGGTTGCCCCAACCCCAGCTGGGAACCTTGCTCTTGACCTTGTTGAACCTCAGGAGTTTCACAGGggcccacttcttgagcttgtccaggATCCTGGAGATGCCAGGGCcagcctccccacccccagtaaAATCAACTCAACTGCACCACCCAGCTTGGTGccatctgcagagctgctgaggaTGCGCTCCAGTCCACCATGTGATTGATAAAGACGTTGAacagcactgccccagcacagagccctgagggacaccacttgttaCTGATGgcgaggggctggagcatctccctggtgaggaaaggccgcgggagctggggctgttcagcctgggcaggagaaggctgagaggggacctgAGCGATGCACACGGGTACCTTAAGGGCCAGTGtcagggggccggggccgggctcttgtcagcggtgcccagcgacaggacaaggggcaacgggcacaaactgcagcacagggagctccgtggggagagcaggaaaaacttctttcccttgaggGTGCCGGAGCACGGggagaggctgcccagagaggctgtgcagtctccttctctggggacgtTCAGAGCCcacctggctgcagccctgcgTGGCTGCTCTAGTAAagcctgcttgagcagggggtgggctggcttccaaccctgaccactCTGTGATGCTGTAATTATGTGATTCTGTGACCTCTATTTGGACATCAAGCCATTCATTGGCTGCAACTGTTTGGACGCCCCTTGTGTAGTCCCTCCATCAAGCCCACATGTCTCCAATTCAGCAACAAGGATGTCATGATGTTATgtgagacagtgtcaaaagccttacagAAGCCAAAACAGATGGCATCAGTggctcttcccttatccaccagCACGGTCACtccattgtagaaggccaccaggAGAGTCAAGCATGACTTGCCCTTGGTGACACCATACTGGCTGCCCCACATCACCTCCCTGCCATGCATATGCCCTGACAGAGCATCCAGAAGGACCCGCCCCATGCTCTGACTGGGCAGAGAAGCAAGGCTGCCTGGTCGATGGTTTCCAGGGTTTCCTCTCTCAAAATGGGGGTGATATTTCCCTTATTCCAGTCACTGTGGACTCCCTCTGACTGCCACCACCTTCCACACAGGATGCTGTCCCCTGGGTAGTAGGATGCTGGGGgcctggggacagccagggTGAGGATGGGGACCagcaaggcagggctgtgctggccc
It contains:
- the ATRAID gene encoding all-trans retinoic acid-induced differentiation factor isoform X2 — encoded protein: MVLPAVPARGRPRTGRVRGGGPGSVPGTVGGEGRARPGPWAPSSSSSSSCPGPPVARRLDLSDCSLRSLPPGLAEAAAAIVLDLTENPLTTLPNGSFLGFTHLERLAVPLALDCPGGSSAWEEVKTHGSSRLCQGQRNPCNSSRELDWPCPDNAACAPDGPGLIQCLCDRPFHGYKCLREGTFPTLLFCGILGAATLSLSLLLWRTQRWKAKTP
- the ATRAID gene encoding all-trans retinoic acid-induced differentiation factor isoform X3, which produces MGAFLLLLLFLPRAAGGPAVCGYCPGPVQNSSIVAQYCTSRAGIKSEGRCCWEQGARPERLLGDLTENPLTTLPNGSFLGFTHLERLAVPLALDCPGGSSAWEEVKTHGSSRLCQGQRNPCNSSRELDWPCPDNAACAPDGPGLIQCLCDRPFHGYKCLREGTFPTLLFCGILGAATLSLSLLLWRTQRWKAKTP
- the ATRAID gene encoding all-trans retinoic acid-induced differentiation factor isoform X1, translated to MGAFLLLLLFLPRAAGGPAVCGYCPGPVQNSSIVAQYCTSRAGIKSEGRCCWEQGARPERLLGLDLSDCSLRSLPPGLAEAAAAIVLDLTENPLTTLPNGSFLGFTHLERLAVPLALDCPGGSSAWEEVKTHGSSRLCQGQRNPCNSSRELDWPCPDNAACAPDGPGLIQCLCDRPFHGYKCLREGTFPTLLFCGILGAATLSLSLLLWRTQRWKAKTP